One part of the Paenibacillus silvisoli genome encodes these proteins:
- a CDS encoding carbohydrate ABC transporter permease: protein MQATNAGRPGGTPIAIVLTLSLLSILIIFPLLYVVSVSLSYDADISKHGYQLIPERVTLTAYSYLLQNPKLLLQSYFITIVVTALGTALSLLLTSSIAYVMTRKDYRYSQATTFFVFFTLLFNAGLVPSYMIMTNVLHLQDTIGALILPYGVSAWFAMLMKGFMQGLPFEIIESAKIDGATEFGIFVRMILPLSKPALATIGLFYALAFWNDWWLAMLYIQNEKLIPLQFFLNRIMTNIEFLTKNVQAGISVDLSAIPTESSRMAIAILAAGPMLFAFPFFQKYLVKGLTVGAVKG from the coding sequence ATGCAAGCAACTAACGCAGGCAGGCCGGGCGGCACGCCGATCGCCATCGTGCTGACGCTGAGCCTGCTGTCGATTCTCATTATTTTTCCGCTGCTCTACGTGGTGTCGGTATCGCTTTCGTATGACGCCGATATTTCCAAGCACGGTTACCAGCTCATTCCGGAGCGGGTTACGCTCACCGCTTACTCGTACCTGCTGCAAAATCCGAAGCTGCTGCTGCAGTCGTATTTCATCACCATCGTCGTGACCGCCCTGGGAACCGCGCTCAGCCTGCTGCTCACGTCTTCGATCGCTTACGTCATGACGCGCAAGGATTACCGGTACAGCCAAGCGACGACGTTCTTCGTCTTCTTCACGCTGCTGTTCAATGCCGGACTCGTGCCGTCGTACATGATCATGACGAACGTGCTCCATTTGCAGGACACGATAGGGGCGCTCATTCTTCCATACGGCGTCAGCGCGTGGTTCGCGATGCTGATGAAGGGCTTTATGCAGGGGCTTCCGTTTGAAATTATCGAATCCGCGAAAATCGACGGCGCAACGGAATTCGGCATTTTCGTCCGGATGATACTGCCGCTCTCGAAGCCGGCGCTCGCGACGATCGGCCTGTTCTACGCGCTGGCGTTCTGGAACGACTGGTGGCTCGCGATGCTCTATATCCAGAACGAGAAGCTCATTCCGCTTCAGTTTTTCCTGAACCGGATCATGACCAATATCGAGTTTCTGACGAAAAACGTGCAGGCCGGCATCAGCGTCGACCTCAGCGCGATTCCGACGGAGTCCTCCCGCATGGCGATCGCGATATTGGCGGCGGGCCCGATGCTGTTCGCCTTTCCGTTTTTCCAGAAATACTTGGTCAAAGGGCTGACGGTAGGCGCGGTTAAGGGCTAG
- a CDS encoding ABC transporter permease produces the protein MSKGVRYRSALKREYKHLVSGRSLLLISLPAIIVVFIFYYLPLFGVVIAFKDINYADGIWGSAWSGLNNFKFFFNSQDAWRITRNTLLLNGVFIVVGTFCSVIVGLMMAEASRRLVKLFQTILFFPYFLSWVVVGFVTYILLNPTYGVMNKAFELFGGSAVDWYGNPSYWPLILTLTYLWKNVGYTAIIFFTGLIAIDASYYEAASIDGASRFQQIRTISIPLIAPLITMLVMLNIGRIFYSDFGMFYFIPRDAGMLYETTDVMDTYVYRSLRVVGDLGMASAASLYQAVVGLVLVLTTNLLVRKYSKDNALF, from the coding sequence ATGAGCAAGGGAGTCCGATATCGATCCGCGCTCAAGCGGGAGTACAAGCATCTCGTCAGCGGCAGGAGCTTGCTGCTGATCAGCCTGCCCGCGATCATCGTCGTCTTTATTTTCTATTACCTGCCGCTGTTCGGCGTCGTGATCGCGTTCAAAGACATCAATTACGCCGACGGCATTTGGGGCAGCGCGTGGTCAGGCCTCAACAATTTCAAGTTCTTCTTCAACTCCCAGGATGCATGGCGGATTACGCGCAATACGCTGCTGCTGAACGGCGTCTTTATCGTCGTCGGCACGTTCTGCTCGGTCATCGTCGGCCTTATGATGGCGGAAGCGAGCAGGAGGCTGGTCAAACTGTTTCAAACGATTCTGTTCTTTCCGTATTTTCTGTCGTGGGTCGTCGTCGGGTTCGTGACTTACATTCTGTTGAATCCGACCTACGGCGTCATGAATAAAGCGTTCGAGCTGTTCGGCGGTTCGGCCGTCGACTGGTACGGCAACCCGTCCTACTGGCCGCTCATTCTGACGCTTACGTACCTGTGGAAGAACGTCGGCTACACCGCCATCATTTTCTTCACCGGCTTGATCGCCATCGACGCCAGCTACTACGAGGCGGCTTCGATCGACGGCGCATCCCGGTTTCAGCAAATTCGCACCATCTCGATCCCGCTGATCGCGCCGCTTATTACGATGCTGGTCATGCTGAACATCGGACGCATTTTTTACTCGGACTTCGGGATGTTCTACTTCATTCCGCGCGATGCCGGCATGCTCTACGAGACGACCGACGTCATGGACACCTACGTCTACCGGTCGCTGCGCGTCGTCGGCGATCTCGGCATGGCTTCGGCGGCGAGCCTGTACCAGGCGGTTGTCGGCCTCGTCCTGGTGCTGACGACCAACCTGCTCGTTCGAAAATACAGCAAAGACAACGCGTTGTTCTAA
- a CDS encoding homocysteine synthase, whose amino-acid sequence MTTKETSTMAEERKLSLETLAVHAGQEIDPTTGSRAVPIYQTTSYGFKDTEHAADLFALKQFGNIYTRLMNPTTDVFEKRIAALEGAPAALATASGQAAITYSILNIAGAGDEIVASTSLYGGTYNLFAITLPKLGIQVKFVNPENPENFRGAINERTKAVFAETIGNPKGDVLDIAAVADIAHEHGVPLIIDNTLASPYLCRPIEHGADIVVHSATKFIGGHGTSIGGVIVDGGTFDWAASGRFPGLTEPDPSYHGVVYTEAVGPIAYIIKARVQLLRDMGAAISPFNSFQILQGLETLHLRLERHSSNAQQVAQFLEQHEAVEWVSYPGLQSHPSYELAQKYLPKGQGAILTFGVKGGADAGRKVIDNVKLFSHLANVGDSKSLIIHPASTTHSQLVGDELLSTGVTPGLIRLSIGTEGIEDIIHDINQAILASQPVVI is encoded by the coding sequence ATGACGACAAAGGAGACATCGACAATGGCTGAAGAGAGAAAGCTGAGTCTTGAAACGCTGGCTGTGCACGCAGGGCAGGAAATCGATCCGACGACCGGATCGCGGGCGGTACCGATTTACCAGACGACTTCCTATGGCTTTAAAGATACGGAGCATGCCGCGGATTTGTTTGCGCTGAAGCAGTTCGGCAACATTTATACGCGTCTGATGAATCCGACGACCGACGTATTCGAGAAGCGGATCGCCGCGCTTGAAGGCGCTCCGGCTGCGCTCGCTACGGCTTCCGGGCAAGCGGCGATTACATATTCGATTCTAAATATCGCAGGTGCGGGCGACGAGATCGTGGCGTCGACCAGCCTGTACGGCGGCACATATAATTTATTCGCGATTACGCTGCCGAAGCTCGGCATTCAAGTGAAGTTCGTCAACCCGGAAAACCCCGAGAACTTCCGGGGCGCCATTAACGAGCGGACGAAAGCGGTGTTCGCCGAGACGATCGGCAATCCGAAGGGCGACGTGCTGGACATCGCGGCCGTTGCGGACATTGCCCATGAGCATGGCGTTCCGCTGATCATCGACAATACGCTGGCAAGCCCGTATCTGTGCCGGCCGATCGAGCACGGCGCCGACATCGTCGTTCATTCCGCGACGAAGTTTATCGGCGGCCACGGCACGTCCATCGGCGGCGTGATCGTAGACGGCGGTACGTTCGACTGGGCGGCAAGCGGCAGATTCCCGGGCCTTACCGAGCCGGACCCAAGCTATCACGGCGTCGTTTACACGGAAGCGGTCGGTCCGATCGCGTACATTATTAAAGCGCGCGTTCAGCTTCTTCGCGACATGGGCGCCGCGATCTCGCCGTTCAACTCGTTCCAAATTTTGCAGGGCCTTGAAACGCTGCACCTGCGGTTAGAGCGCCACAGCAGCAACGCGCAGCAGGTCGCGCAATTCCTCGAGCAGCACGAGGCGGTCGAGTGGGTCAGCTACCCGGGTCTGCAAAGCCATCCGTCCTACGAGCTGGCGCAAAAGTACTTGCCGAAAGGGCAAGGCGCGATCCTGACGTTCGGCGTAAAAGGCGGAGCCGATGCGGGCCGCAAAGTGATCGACAACGTGAAGCTGTTCTCGCATTTGGCGAACGTCGGCGATTCCAAATCGCTCATCATTCATCCGGCCAGCACGACGCACAGCCAGCTCGTTGGCGATGAGCTGCTTTCGACGGGCGTAACCCCTGGACTGATTCGTCTCTCCATCGGAACCGAAGGCATCGAAGACATTATCCATGATATTAACCAGGCGATTCTGGCCAGCCAGCCGGTCGTCATATAA
- a CDS encoding helix-turn-helix domain-containing protein, with protein sequence MSVPEYINQVRLAKAVEWMENSKLSIQDIMRRVGIENESYFYKLFKAKHGMTPREYIAGRSKS encoded by the coding sequence ATGTCCGTGCCGGAGTACATTAATCAGGTTCGGCTGGCGAAGGCGGTGGAGTGGATGGAAAATTCGAAGCTGAGCATCCAGGACATCATGCGCCGGGTCGGCATCGAGAACGAGAGCTACTTCTACAAGCTGTTCAAGGCCAAACACGGCATGACGCCGCGCGAGTATATCGCGGGTCGCTCGAAATCGTAG
- a CDS encoding cache domain-containing protein: MGLMRRFQEKKYLLRIFLWMTGIILLIVVSFSALVYVNVENKVFKSEYENSRKVLSQMKYNIDYLDTMIRNITLSTYGSNDVKALMYLNDEETYEHLNVINKLNATIVANNPFIQSIYIYNNHKKLYYSTLGDLYHKDEKLDKALQGYGSIPILKAIVRSSSEAADRRADGTANTVLSYVMYETTDRENRMDGAVILNIKLDWLVENIRAINQIDAGVRSELYILDSENGLIETDPANPVVASPFASEVRQAYEERGDGAAPESGFFMRKIDGEKYIVSYIRLEKTGWTLLDAKPYKEAYANLMQLLDTIVVITLVIFAAALLLTLSVSRGIYSPVKRLLEQTSGGNSGLTGAQDEFSYLTEVYRKSREQLYEYSLEKNNNTGIMKLYFLKRLLVDSFGMSGAAFDEALRSLNPAFSVDKPFLLCVLRIDRYKSFMTRSLVERELLRFAIANITTEVIGRSFVLQTVDMKDDSFTILLNLEIGGEAGEVVQLLKEAQSYIAEHYHLSFSASVSEPIDTYAAIAATYSHTFANSSYRYALGHGSIITQGDIESQAGRIDIEQVLEQTGKFIETVKKGDAEKSEEKLRELFRQLRKLDYGDILLAGMQVVHQLKKAVFEMNRTRREPILIHANLLGRELAEEETAEQFEERLLEAVRAIASEGKSAAAEGNQVAAETIKAFIDSNYFDSSLSAADISDMMKLSAYKLSRSPRSISACPCRSTLIRFGWRRRWSGWKIRS; this comes from the coding sequence ATGGGGCTCATGCGGCGTTTTCAAGAGAAGAAATATTTGCTGCGTATTTTTTTGTGGATGACCGGCATTATTTTGCTGATCGTCGTCTCTTTCTCCGCGCTTGTCTACGTCAACGTCGAAAATAAAGTGTTCAAAAGCGAATACGAGAACAGCCGGAAAGTTCTGTCGCAAATGAAGTACAATATCGATTACCTGGATACGATGATCCGCAACATTACGCTTTCTACCTACGGCAGCAATGACGTGAAGGCGCTGATGTACTTAAACGACGAAGAAACGTACGAGCATTTGAACGTGATCAACAAGCTGAACGCGACGATCGTGGCGAACAATCCGTTTATTCAATCGATCTACATCTATAACAATCATAAAAAGCTGTATTATTCGACGCTCGGCGATTTATACCATAAGGACGAAAAACTGGACAAGGCGCTGCAGGGCTACGGGAGCATTCCGATTCTCAAGGCGATCGTGCGCAGCAGCTCGGAAGCGGCGGATCGACGCGCGGACGGTACCGCGAATACGGTGTTAAGCTATGTCATGTACGAGACGACGGATCGCGAAAACCGAATGGATGGCGCGGTTATTCTGAACATCAAACTGGACTGGCTCGTGGAAAATATCCGGGCGATTAACCAGATCGACGCCGGCGTGCGCAGCGAGCTCTATATCCTGGACAGCGAGAACGGACTGATTGAGACCGACCCGGCCAACCCGGTAGTGGCGTCTCCGTTCGCAAGCGAAGTTAGACAGGCTTATGAGGAAAGAGGCGATGGAGCCGCACCGGAGTCCGGCTTCTTCATGCGCAAGATCGATGGCGAGAAATATATCGTCTCCTACATCCGGCTCGAGAAGACCGGCTGGACGCTGCTCGACGCCAAGCCGTACAAGGAAGCGTACGCGAATCTTATGCAGCTGCTGGACACGATCGTGGTGATTACGCTGGTGATCTTCGCCGCCGCGCTGCTGCTCACGCTATCCGTTTCCAGAGGCATTTACAGTCCGGTGAAAAGGCTGCTGGAGCAAACGTCCGGCGGGAACTCCGGATTGACGGGCGCGCAGGACGAGTTCTCCTATTTGACCGAGGTGTACCGGAAGTCGAGGGAGCAGCTGTACGAGTATAGTTTGGAGAAAAACAACAATACCGGCATTATGAAGCTTTATTTTTTAAAAAGACTCCTCGTCGACAGCTTCGGCATGAGCGGCGCGGCATTCGATGAAGCGCTTCGTTCGCTCAATCCCGCGTTTTCGGTGGACAAGCCGTTCCTGCTGTGCGTGCTGCGCATCGACCGCTATAAATCGTTTATGACGAGGAGTCTCGTCGAGCGGGAACTGCTTCGGTTTGCCATCGCGAATATTACGACGGAGGTTATCGGAAGGTCGTTCGTGCTGCAAACGGTGGATATGAAGGACGATTCGTTTACGATATTGCTCAACCTGGAGATTGGAGGGGAAGCGGGCGAGGTGGTGCAGCTGTTGAAGGAAGCGCAGAGCTATATTGCCGAGCACTATCACCTGTCCTTCTCGGCTTCGGTCAGCGAGCCGATCGACACCTACGCCGCCATCGCTGCCACTTACAGCCACACGTTCGCGAACAGCTCTTATCGCTATGCGCTCGGTCATGGCTCGATCATCACGCAAGGCGACATCGAGTCGCAGGCAGGCCGAATCGATATCGAGCAGGTGCTGGAGCAGACGGGAAAATTCATCGAGACGGTCAAGAAGGGCGACGCGGAGAAGAGCGAGGAGAAGCTTCGCGAGCTGTTCCGGCAGCTTCGGAAGCTGGATTACGGCGATATTTTGCTGGCCGGGATGCAGGTGGTGCATCAGCTCAAGAAAGCCGTCTTTGAGATGAACCGGACGCGCAGGGAGCCGATTCTGATCCATGCCAATCTGCTCGGCCGGGAGCTGGCGGAGGAAGAGACGGCGGAGCAGTTCGAGGAGCGGCTGCTAGAGGCGGTACGGGCGATCGCGAGCGAGGGGAAATCGGCCGCTGCCGAAGGCAATCAAGTGGCCGCCGAGACGATCAAGGCGTTTATCGACTCGAACTATTTTGACTCGTCGCTGTCGGCTGCCGATATTTCGGACATGATGAAGCTTTCCGCCTACAAGCTGAGCAGATCGCCAAGGAGCATTTCGGCATGTCCGTGCCGGAGTACATTAATCAGGTTCGGCTGGCGAAGGCGGTGGAGTGGATGGAAAATTCGAAGCTGA
- a CDS encoding GntR family transcriptional regulator, protein MKRLSAYPYHLIKEDLRKRIQNKEWQGASRLPSSRNLAGAYGASVNTVEKAIKELCGEGLLTRDNRRGTYLADGAGAIGGALFAAGESGNDRTLGGSDGSGTASSSLFIGDSTDPRSPVRCVVAAAVIGANHPLWSAAFRGIEDALLPRGFRLLSSSETASPEQLDAFVNDAIARRVSGIILCPVDGVQDESRKQLYEKLAESGVPAVFLDRRVWHADIPFVTSDNAAGAYTLAKLLLAHGHRRIAFIRNSDLSTFYERLLGVRQACLESGMPFEPDYDICIPTRFENFADEYASFVERLELSLRAKRYTAIFAANDQIAEAALAALERLQLRVPADISLVTYDAQSLNERLKRDITGANQPFYEMGRSAALQLLRASEEARGEHRTAVAGQLCKAEIYYGSSVRHAKIDY, encoded by the coding sequence GTGAAGAGGCTGTCTGCATACCCGTATCACCTTATTAAGGAAGATTTGCGAAAGCGCATACAAAATAAAGAGTGGCAAGGGGCTTCGCGTCTGCCTTCGAGCCGTAATTTGGCGGGAGCCTACGGAGCCAGCGTCAATACGGTGGAAAAGGCGATCAAGGAGCTGTGCGGGGAAGGCCTGCTCACGCGGGATAACCGCCGCGGGACCTACTTGGCGGATGGTGCAGGCGCAATCGGCGGCGCATTATTCGCGGCCGGGGAATCTGGCAACGACCGCACGCTAGGCGGATCCGATGGCAGCGGTACAGCTAGCAGCTCCCTTTTCATCGGCGACAGCACCGATCCCCGCAGCCCCGTCCGGTGCGTCGTTGCGGCCGCGGTCATCGGCGCGAATCATCCGCTGTGGTCGGCCGCGTTCCGCGGCATCGAGGATGCGCTGCTGCCGAGGGGCTTCAGGTTGTTGAGCAGCAGCGAAACCGCCAGCCCGGAACAGCTGGATGCGTTCGTGAATGACGCGATCGCGCGGCGGGTGAGCGGCATTATTCTATGCCCTGTCGATGGCGTGCAGGATGAATCGCGCAAGCAGCTGTACGAGAAGCTGGCAGAGAGCGGCGTACCGGCGGTATTTCTGGACAGGCGCGTCTGGCATGCCGACATTCCGTTCGTGACGAGCGACAACGCTGCCGGCGCGTATACCCTTGCGAAGCTGCTCCTCGCTCACGGCCATCGCCGCATCGCCTTCATCCGCAATTCGGATCTCAGCACATTTTACGAGCGGCTTCTCGGCGTGCGGCAGGCTTGCCTGGAGTCAGGCATGCCTTTCGAACCGGACTACGACATCTGCATCCCGACCCGATTTGAAAATTTCGCCGATGAGTACGCCTCCTTCGTCGAGCGTCTGGAGCTAAGCCTCCGTGCGAAGCGGTACACGGCTATATTTGCTGCGAACGATCAGATTGCCGAAGCGGCGCTTGCGGCGCTGGAACGGCTTCAGCTGCGCGTTCCGGCGGATATTTCGCTCGTTACCTATGACGCGCAAAGCCTGAATGAGAGGCTGAAGCGGGATATCACCGGGGCCAACCAGCCTTTCTATGAGATGGGCAGAAGCGCGGCGTTGCAGCTGCTGCGGGCGTCCGAAGAAGCGCGGGGCGAGCATCGTACCGCGGTTGCCGGGCAGCTATGCAAAGCGGAAATCTACTACGGCAGCTCGGTCCGGCATGCGAAGATAGACTACTAG
- a CDS encoding restriction endonuclease subunit S — MSRETAYIRMLDASAKVQWNVAMILEAKAVEAEKVRSWLLNHVTADTFQDHQDQLKSAIHVHEQLVEVIDGLAKLNHGMTHVLRAALRQLDDMGMGGGPMNGLDNMLGGNFDMGVKPQ; from the coding sequence ATGAGTCGGGAAACAGCTTATATCAGGATGCTGGACGCCTCCGCCAAAGTGCAGTGGAATGTGGCGATGATTTTGGAAGCGAAGGCGGTTGAGGCGGAGAAGGTGCGCTCCTGGCTGTTAAACCATGTGACGGCGGATACGTTTCAGGATCATCAGGATCAGCTGAAATCCGCGATCCATGTGCATGAACAGCTGGTCGAGGTGATCGACGGGCTCGCGAAGCTGAACCACGGGATGACCCATGTGCTGAGGGCTGCGCTGCGCCAACTCGACGATATGGGCATGGGGGGAGGTCCGATGAACGGACTGGACAACATGCTCGGCGGGAACTTCGATATGGGCGTGAAGCCGCAATGA
- a CDS encoding nucleoside-diphosphate sugar epimerase, with the protein MQHIVTEMIEHMSRSQEQLARVLEAKRHVAVRMAQIVHALPDTHPGFGGVNELMDNSHLMTKNVVAYLHSIAELQESLALTISAVMKEFDVPEYNEE; encoded by the coding sequence ATGCAGCATATCGTAACCGAAATGATTGAACATATGTCTCGTTCCCAGGAGCAGCTGGCGCGCGTCTTGGAGGCGAAGCGGCATGTGGCGGTCCGCATGGCGCAAATCGTGCACGCTCTACCGGATACGCATCCGGGCTTCGGCGGCGTGAATGAGCTGATGGACAACTCGCATCTGATGACGAAGAACGTTGTCGCTTATTTGCACAGCATTGCCGAGCTTCAAGAGTCGCTCGCGCTTACGATTTCGGCTGTCATGAAAGAGTTCGATGTTCCGGAGTACAACGAAGAATAG
- a CDS encoding glycosyltransferase family 2 protein, producing the protein MKRQAHAHRRRRRAAAKPAARKPGSRKPGSRKPAAAARKPKPTPRQPQHGFPEGMEAGYQEGVSVGYHGFGTYFEGTSIIIPSYNQVDFLKKCIASIDLHTSGAHEIIVVDNASTDGTEPYLRGLGSKVRYKVLETNRGFAGAINVGMMMAKGTYLLLLNNDTIVTERWLDNMLACLNSDSSIGMVGPVTNYISGDQRIDVPYKTVKGIAPFARQHNSPNPAKWQRTDRLTGFCLLFRRELWNRTGYMDEGYAIGNFEDDDYNIRVRMQGYAMYIARDTFIHHFGSVSMKALGEKLAEINDHNQQVYSEKWGNPHDLVHYVHQLGAPGAAGPGETSFFPQHIVARGVSGTLYWIESGVRRPIAGPVNVPVARLSQVDLRRWPVGEPIAPELAEAGWHGRATDGSGLPTMQGVAGMGADGLLYYVEYGARRRVSSAKAAEAWGLQLKPQGLVTAEQLAMLPVGMPIIAPVHVSEQL; encoded by the coding sequence ATGAAAAGGCAAGCGCACGCTCACCGCAGACGGAGAAGGGCGGCTGCGAAGCCCGCAGCCCGCAAGCCCGGCTCCCGCAAGCCCGGCTCCCGCAAGCCCGCAGCCGCAGCCCGCAAGCCGAAGCCGACGCCACGGCAGCCGCAGCACGGGTTTCCCGAGGGGATGGAGGCCGGTTACCAGGAAGGCGTAAGCGTCGGTTATCACGGCTTCGGGACGTATTTTGAGGGCACGAGCATCATCATTCCGAGCTACAATCAGGTCGATTTTCTCAAAAAATGCATCGCCAGCATCGATCTGCACACAAGCGGCGCCCATGAAATCATCGTCGTGGACAATGCGTCGACGGATGGAACGGAACCATATTTGCGCGGGCTCGGAAGCAAGGTTCGCTATAAAGTGCTCGAGACGAACCGGGGCTTCGCGGGCGCGATCAATGTCGGCATGATGATGGCGAAAGGCACGTATTTGCTGCTGCTGAACAACGATACGATCGTGACGGAGCGATGGCTGGACAATATGCTGGCTTGTCTGAACAGCGATTCTTCGATCGGCATGGTTGGTCCGGTCACAAACTATATTAGCGGCGATCAGCGGATTGACGTTCCTTACAAAACGGTCAAAGGCATCGCCCCTTTCGCCAGGCAGCATAATAGCCCGAATCCGGCCAAATGGCAGCGCACCGACCGGCTGACAGGCTTCTGCCTGCTGTTCCGCCGGGAGCTGTGGAACCGGACCGGCTATATGGACGAAGGCTACGCGATCGGCAACTTCGAAGACGACGATTACAACATTCGCGTTCGGATGCAAGGCTACGCGATGTACATTGCGCGGGATACGTTCATTCACCATTTTGGCAGCGTCAGCATGAAAGCGCTGGGCGAGAAGCTCGCGGAGATCAACGATCACAATCAGCAGGTCTATAGCGAAAAATGGGGCAATCCGCACGATCTCGTCCATTATGTTCACCAGCTCGGCGCGCCGGGCGCCGCAGGACCGGGCGAAACCTCGTTCTTCCCGCAGCATATCGTGGCGCGCGGCGTCTCCGGTACGCTCTATTGGATCGAATCCGGCGTTCGCCGTCCGATTGCCGGCCCGGTGAACGTGCCGGTTGCGCGTCTGTCCCAGGTCGACCTGCGCCGCTGGCCGGTCGGGGAGCCGATCGCTCCCGAGCTTGCGGAAGCGGGGTGGCACGGCAGGGCGACGGACGGAAGCGGGCTGCCGACGATGCAGGGCGTTGCGGGAATGGGCGCAGACGGGCTGCTCTACTATGTCGAGTACGGCGCCCGGCGCAGGGTATCGAGTGCCAAGGCTGCTGAAGCGTGGGGGCTTCAGCTAAAACCGCAGGGCCTTGTGACTGCGGAGCAGCTCGCGATGCTGCCCGTGGGAATGCCGATCATTGCGCCGGTGCATGTTTCCGAGCAATTGTAA
- a CDS encoding GT-D fold domain-containing protein, giving the protein MFARTGMLPKNVLLAGGHRPSPPVSKRSVSAPQPTVQTAQTASSPGGSPRKAAKKAAAGGGSSATQPTSSPAPRIAGKSTRSRSGSGGANKKRKGRKSSSAKGRSRRRGGRNQAPKGTAMEQGQYHENAFTAGYELGRYEGGELILEQALPMHLLLPEVQLQDVIAIGAQQLLPHCLPLAGVHEVFAEMEQAMHERRPCAVVRLGDGELLTLAQDVVYDTATVQREGTFLPYAGVVPPDLHARDQLAEAIRQAHFVGVPQSRRKHYHPLLHPACRGNHLNLAALRLTSSTINYGLQQAGLLGRLLAGKQILVIGNAAPALAHVLTERGFSVSGLISPVRGVRDAERVIHESRAFEFDLALVSAGIAAVMICTRIAHERGRAALDFGHMADAIVKGQVALTH; this is encoded by the coding sequence ATGTTCGCGAGAACAGGCATGCTGCCGAAAAACGTGCTGCTTGCCGGCGGTCACCGGCCTTCGCCGCCGGTAAGCAAACGGAGCGTTTCCGCGCCGCAGCCGACGGTGCAGACGGCGCAAACAGCTTCGTCGCCTGGAGGGAGTCCGCGCAAGGCGGCGAAGAAAGCGGCAGCCGGCGGGGGATCATCCGCGACGCAGCCAACATCATCGCCGGCGCCTCGCATCGCAGGCAAAAGCACGCGATCGCGAAGCGGAAGCGGCGGTGCTAATAAGAAGCGGAAGGGACGGAAGTCCAGCTCGGCCAAAGGACGGAGCCGCCGCCGCGGCGGACGGAATCAAGCGCCGAAAGGAACCGCGATGGAGCAAGGACAATATCATGAAAATGCGTTTACGGCCGGCTACGAGCTGGGCCGCTACGAAGGCGGCGAGCTGATTCTCGAGCAGGCGCTGCCGATGCATTTGCTGCTCCCGGAGGTGCAGCTGCAGGATGTGATCGCCATCGGCGCGCAGCAGCTCCTCCCGCATTGTCTGCCGCTTGCGGGCGTTCATGAGGTGTTTGCCGAAATGGAGCAGGCGATGCATGAGCGCCGGCCATGCGCGGTCGTCCGGCTCGGCGACGGCGAGCTGCTAACGCTGGCGCAGGATGTCGTTTACGACACGGCTACCGTACAGCGGGAGGGGACGTTTCTTCCGTATGCCGGTGTCGTCCCGCCGGATCTTCATGCGCGCGACCAGCTTGCGGAAGCGATCCGGCAGGCGCACTTCGTCGGCGTGCCGCAATCGCGGAGGAAGCATTACCATCCGCTGCTGCATCCCGCATGCCGCGGCAATCATTTGAATCTCGCGGCGCTTCGGCTGACGAGCTCCACGATCAATTACGGCCTGCAGCAGGCAGGGCTGCTCGGCAGACTGCTGGCAGGCAAACAGATCCTCGTCATCGGCAACGCCGCTCCGGCGCTCGCCCATGTATTGACGGAGCGCGGGTTTAGCGTTTCCGGCCTTATAAGTCCGGTGCGAGGCGTCCGCGATGCGGAGCGCGTGATCCACGAGTCCCGCGCGTTCGAATTCGACTTGGCGCTCGTTTCGGCCGGAATCGCGGCCGTCATGATTTGTACCCGTATTGCGCATGAGCGCGGAAGAGCCGCGCTTGATTTCGGACATATGGCGGATGCCATCGTGAAAGGCCAAGTTGCGCTTACGCACTAA